One segment of Burkholderia multivorans ATCC BAA-247 DNA contains the following:
- a CDS encoding branched-chain amino acid ABC transporter substrate-binding protein, giving the protein MQHTMKKLAGATFVAVMSLAGTAHADDVKIGYAGPMTGAQAHYGKDMQNGIVLALEDFNATNPKIGGKPVKFVLETADDQADPRTGTTVAQKLVDDGIKGMLGHFNSGTTIPASRIYANAGIPEIAMATAPEYTQQGYKTTFRMMTSDTQQGSVAGTFASKDLGMKRIAIVDDRTAYGQGLADQFEKAAKAGGATIVDREFTNDKAVDFKAILTKLKAAKPDLIYYGGADSQAAPMVKQMKALGITAPLMSGEMVKTPTFLKIAGNAAEGTIASLAGLPLDEMPGGKAYAEKYKKRFGEDVQTYSPYSYDGAMAMLNAMKKADSTDPAKYLPVLAKTDMAGVTSTHVAYDAKGDLKNGGITMYKVEKGEWKPLKSIGGK; this is encoded by the coding sequence ATGCAACACACGATGAAAAAGCTGGCAGGCGCGACGTTCGTCGCTGTCATGTCGCTGGCGGGGACGGCTCACGCGGACGACGTGAAAATCGGTTACGCAGGGCCGATGACGGGCGCGCAGGCGCACTACGGCAAGGATATGCAGAACGGGATCGTGCTCGCGCTGGAGGATTTCAACGCGACGAACCCGAAGATCGGCGGCAAGCCGGTCAAGTTCGTGCTCGAAACGGCGGACGACCAGGCTGACCCGCGCACCGGCACGACGGTCGCGCAGAAGCTCGTCGACGACGGCATCAAGGGCATGCTCGGCCACTTCAACTCGGGCACGACGATCCCGGCTTCGCGCATCTATGCGAACGCGGGCATTCCGGAAATCGCGATGGCAACGGCGCCGGAATACACGCAGCAGGGCTACAAGACGACGTTCCGGATGATGACGTCCGACACGCAGCAGGGTTCGGTGGCGGGCACGTTCGCATCGAAGGATCTCGGCATGAAGCGCATCGCGATCGTCGACGATCGCACCGCGTACGGCCAGGGTCTCGCCGACCAGTTCGAGAAGGCCGCGAAGGCCGGCGGCGCGACGATCGTCGACCGCGAGTTCACGAACGACAAGGCCGTCGACTTCAAGGCGATCCTGACGAAGCTGAAGGCCGCGAAGCCGGACCTGATCTACTACGGCGGCGCGGATTCGCAGGCAGCGCCGATGGTCAAGCAGATGAAGGCGCTCGGCATCACGGCGCCGCTGATGAGCGGCGAAATGGTGAAGACGCCGACGTTCCTGAAGATCGCGGGCAACGCGGCGGAAGGCACGATCGCGTCGCTGGCCGGTCTGCCGCTCGACGAGATGCCCGGCGGCAAGGCGTATGCGGAGAAGTACAAGAAGCGCTTCGGCGAAGACGTGCAGACCTACTCGCCGTACTCGTACGACGGCGCGATGGCGATGCTGAACGCGATGAAGAAGGCCGATTCGACGGATCCGGCGAAGTACCTGCCGGTGCTCGCGAAGACCGACATGGCCGGCGTCACGTCGACGCATGTCGCGTACGACGCGAAGGGCGACCTGAAGAACGGCGGCATCACGATGTACAAGGTCGAGAAGGGCGAGTGGAAGCCGCTGAAGAGCATCGGCGGCAAGTAA
- a CDS encoding acyl-CoA dehydrogenase family protein, which translates to MSEPTHVVTNQFDELVDYNPFATDIALRDALARAGADWAVPQLDAYGARLGSADTARLADEANRHTPELNVFDRRGRRIDRVEFHPAWHALLGLYRNEGFVSLAFRDTRRGRWAATAAGFYLHGQIEAGTLCPATMTQAAIPVLQKEPALWEALRDKLYSDDYDARDVPIADKRSIWFGMGMTEKQGGSDVRANTTLATPAGAGGRGGEYRLRGHKWFFSAPMCDAHLVVARTEAGSPSCFYVPRWRPDGTKNAVEIQRLKNKVGNRSNSSSEIELDDAWGIMLGDEGRGIPTIIDMATYTRLNCVLGSAAMLRQGVVQAIAYTRQRHAFGRALAEQPLMRTVLADLALESEAALVLAMRLADAFEHDDSPRERAWKRIVTPAAKFWVCKRAVELTGEVMEVFGGNGYVDDGPIARLFREAPVNSIWEGSGNVMCLDVLRAVSREPDSAAALFAELSELGAGEPRIRAALDALRAMLAAPADTLEASARLFAQRLALTAQACLLRRDAPAAVSDAFIATRLGEASWGRVAGAFDPHAIDVGALLERAYPQ; encoded by the coding sequence ATGAGCGAACCGACCCACGTCGTCACGAACCAGTTCGACGAACTGGTCGACTATAACCCGTTCGCGACCGACATCGCGCTGCGCGACGCGCTCGCGCGCGCAGGCGCGGACTGGGCCGTGCCGCAGCTCGACGCATACGGCGCGCGGCTCGGCAGCGCCGATACCGCGCGGCTCGCCGACGAAGCGAATCGCCATACGCCGGAACTGAACGTGTTCGACCGGCGCGGCCGCCGGATCGACCGCGTCGAGTTCCATCCCGCGTGGCACGCGTTGCTCGGGCTGTACCGGAACGAAGGCTTCGTGTCGCTCGCGTTTCGCGATACGCGGCGCGGCCGCTGGGCCGCGACCGCCGCCGGCTTCTATCTGCACGGGCAGATCGAGGCCGGCACGCTGTGCCCGGCGACGATGACGCAGGCCGCGATTCCGGTGCTGCAGAAGGAGCCCGCGCTCTGGGAAGCGCTGCGCGACAAGCTGTACAGCGACGACTACGATGCGCGCGACGTGCCGATCGCCGACAAGCGCTCGATCTGGTTCGGCATGGGGATGACCGAGAAACAGGGCGGCTCGGACGTGCGCGCGAACACGACGCTCGCGACGCCGGCCGGCGCGGGCGGACGCGGCGGCGAATACCGGCTGCGCGGCCACAAGTGGTTCTTCTCGGCGCCGATGTGCGACGCGCACCTCGTCGTCGCGCGCACCGAAGCCGGCAGCCCGTCGTGCTTCTACGTGCCGCGCTGGCGGCCGGACGGCACGAAGAACGCGGTCGAGATCCAGCGTCTGAAGAACAAGGTCGGCAACCGCAGCAATTCGAGCAGCGAGATCGAGCTCGACGACGCGTGGGGCATCATGCTCGGCGACGAAGGGCGCGGGATCCCGACCATCATCGACATGGCGACCTACACGCGGCTCAACTGCGTGCTCGGCAGCGCGGCGATGCTGCGCCAGGGCGTCGTGCAGGCGATCGCGTACACGCGCCAGCGCCACGCGTTCGGCCGCGCGCTCGCCGAGCAGCCGCTGATGCGCACGGTGCTCGCCGATCTCGCGCTCGAAAGCGAAGCCGCGCTCGTGCTCGCGATGCGGCTCGCCGATGCGTTCGAGCACGACGACTCGCCGCGCGAGCGCGCATGGAAGCGGATCGTCACGCCGGCCGCGAAATTCTGGGTCTGCAAGCGGGCGGTCGAGCTGACCGGCGAGGTCATGGAAGTGTTCGGCGGCAACGGCTACGTCGACGACGGCCCGATCGCGCGGCTGTTCCGCGAGGCGCCCGTCAATTCGATCTGGGAAGGCTCGGGCAACGTGATGTGCCTCGACGTGCTGCGCGCGGTGTCGCGCGAGCCCGATTCGGCTGCCGCGCTGTTCGCCGAACTGAGCGAGCTCGGCGCCGGCGAACCGCGCATCCGCGCGGCGCTCGACGCGCTGCGCGCGATGCTCGCCGCGCCGGCCGACACGCTCGAGGCGTCGGCGCGCCTGTTCGCCCAGCGGCTCGCGCTAACGGCCCAGGCCTGCCTGCTGCGACGCGATGCGCCGGCGGCCGTGTCGGATGCGTTCATCGCGACGCGGCTCGGCGAAGCGTCGTGGGGGCGCGTGGCCGGCGCGTTCGACCCGCATGCGATCGACGTCGGCGCGCTGCTCGAGCGCGCGTATCCGCAGTGA
- a CDS encoding TetR/AcrR family transcriptional regulator, whose amino-acid sequence MPPRHVQVPAPSGSPAAPSAPVLRRRPRQPRARASSDALQQAFVQLLRERGYAKTTIREIAAVAGVSVGTFYEYFGDKQSLAAFCIHRHVLALAERLREAAHALRGEARAALAAAFVDLQVDAAAGDAALWSLLFALERQVSSLVAYRRHYDAYVALWRDALAYTADPPPAARLDAIARMAHTICYGGISQALLTLGPAWDAAALRGELHAALRAYLAVLPA is encoded by the coding sequence ATGCCGCCGCGACATGTTCAGGTTCCCGCGCCGTCCGGCTCGCCCGCGGCGCCTTCCGCGCCGGTGCTGCGCCGCCGGCCGCGGCAGCCGCGCGCACGCGCGAGTTCGGACGCGCTGCAGCAGGCGTTCGTTCAGCTTTTGCGCGAGCGCGGCTACGCGAAGACGACGATCCGCGAGATCGCGGCGGTGGCCGGCGTCAGCGTCGGCACGTTCTACGAGTACTTCGGCGACAAGCAGAGCCTCGCGGCCTTCTGCATCCACCGTCACGTGCTTGCGCTGGCCGAGCGGCTGCGCGAGGCGGCGCACGCGCTGCGCGGCGAGGCGCGCGCCGCGCTGGCCGCCGCCTTCGTCGATCTGCAGGTCGATGCGGCTGCCGGCGACGCGGCGCTGTGGAGCCTGCTGTTCGCGCTCGAGCGGCAGGTGTCGTCGCTGGTCGCGTATCGCCGGCATTACGACGCGTATGTCGCGCTGTGGCGCGACGCGCTCGCGTACACGGCGGACCCGCCGCCGGCTGCGCGTCTCGATGCCATCGCGCGCATGGCGCATACGATCTGCTACGGCGGCATCTCGCAGGCGCTGCTGACGCTCGGCCCCGCGTGGGACGCCGCCGCGTTGCGCGGCGAGCTGCACGCGGCGCTGCGCGCGTATCTGGCCGTGCTGCCCGCCTGA
- a CDS encoding pyridoxal phosphate-dependent aminotransferase: MRSATAPRSKLPDVGTTIFTVIGQLAAQHDALNLSQGAPNFAPDPALVEGVARAMRDGHNQYAPMAGVAALRERLAEKTETLYGTRYDPATEITVIASASEGLYAAISALVHPGDEVIYFEPSFDSYAPIVRMQGATPVAIKLSPEDFRVNWDEVAAAITPRTRMIVVNTPHNPTATVLSGDDLARLAQLTRGTDIVILSDEVYEHVVFDGALHQSMARHRELAERSVIVSSFGKSFHVTGWRVGYCLAPAALMDEIRKVHQFMVFSADTPMQIAFADILARPDSYLGLSAFYQAKRDLLARELADSRFELLPSAGSFFMLARFRHFSDERDSDFVLRLIRDARVATIPLSAFYTDGTDAGLIRLSFSKDDATLIEGARRLRSL, from the coding sequence ATGCGAAGCGCCACTGCGCCCCGTTCGAAACTGCCCGACGTCGGCACGACGATCTTCACCGTGATCGGCCAGCTCGCCGCGCAGCACGACGCGCTGAACCTGTCGCAGGGCGCGCCGAATTTCGCGCCGGATCCGGCGCTCGTCGAGGGCGTCGCGCGCGCGATGCGCGACGGCCACAACCAGTACGCGCCGATGGCCGGCGTCGCGGCGCTGCGCGAGCGGCTCGCGGAGAAGACCGAGACGCTGTACGGCACCCGTTACGATCCGGCCACCGAGATCACCGTGATCGCGAGCGCGAGCGAAGGGCTCTACGCGGCGATCAGCGCGCTCGTGCATCCGGGCGACGAGGTCATCTATTTCGAGCCGTCGTTCGACAGCTACGCGCCGATCGTGCGGATGCAGGGCGCGACGCCGGTCGCGATCAAGCTGTCGCCCGAGGATTTCCGCGTGAACTGGGACGAGGTCGCGGCCGCGATCACGCCGCGCACGCGCATGATCGTCGTCAACACGCCGCACAACCCGACCGCGACCGTGCTGTCGGGCGACGATCTCGCGCGGCTCGCGCAGCTCACGCGCGGCACCGACATCGTGATCCTGTCCGACGAGGTGTACGAGCACGTCGTGTTCGACGGCGCGCTGCATCAAAGCATGGCGCGGCACCGCGAGCTGGCCGAGCGCAGCGTGATCGTGTCGTCGTTCGGCAAGTCGTTTCACGTGACGGGCTGGCGCGTCGGCTACTGTCTCGCGCCGGCCGCGCTGATGGACGAGATCCGCAAGGTGCATCAGTTCATGGTGTTCTCGGCCGACACGCCGATGCAGATCGCGTTCGCCGACATCCTCGCGCGCCCGGACAGCTACCTCGGGCTGTCCGCGTTCTATCAGGCCAAGCGCGACCTGCTCGCGCGCGAGCTCGCCGATTCGCGGTTCGAGCTGCTGCCGAGCGCGGGCTCGTTCTTCATGCTCGCGCGGTTCCGGCATTTCTCGGACGAGCGCGACAGCGATTTCGTGCTGCGGCTGATCCGCGATGCGCGCGTCGCGACGATTCCGCTGTCGGCGTTCTATACCGACGGCACCGATGCGGGCCTGATCCGGCTCAGTTTCTCGAAGGACGACGCGACGCTGATCGAAGGCGCGCGGCGCTTGCGTTCGCTGTAG
- a CDS encoding ABC transporter substrate-binding protein, producing MKPTHSLKLAIALACALGSAAAVADAQTLRFGLEAQYPPFESKAPNGELQGFDIDVGNAVCETAKLTCKWIETSFDGLIPALKGRKFDAINSAMNATEQRRQAIDFTTIIYRVPTQLIARTGSGLLPTPESLKGKRVGVLQASIQETYAKAHWEPAGVAIVAYQDQNQAYADLVAGRLDATLVLAPAGQRGFLSRPDGKGFSFVGQPVRDDRILGSGIAFGLRKGDDALKAKLDAAIDKLKADGTVKSLGRKYFGDIDISAK from the coding sequence ATGAAACCCACGCACTCCCTGAAACTGGCGATCGCGCTCGCATGCGCGCTCGGTTCCGCCGCGGCCGTCGCCGACGCGCAGACGCTGCGCTTCGGCCTCGAGGCGCAATATCCGCCGTTCGAGTCGAAAGCGCCGAACGGCGAACTGCAGGGCTTCGACATCGACGTCGGCAATGCGGTGTGCGAAACCGCGAAGCTGACGTGCAAATGGATCGAGACCTCGTTCGACGGGCTGATTCCGGCGCTGAAGGGCCGCAAGTTCGATGCGATCAACTCGGCGATGAACGCGACCGAGCAGCGCCGCCAGGCGATCGACTTCACGACGATCATCTACCGCGTGCCGACGCAGCTGATCGCGCGCACCGGCAGCGGGCTGCTGCCGACGCCCGAATCGCTGAAGGGCAAGCGCGTCGGCGTGCTGCAGGCGTCGATTCAGGAAACCTATGCGAAGGCGCACTGGGAGCCGGCCGGCGTCGCGATCGTCGCGTATCAGGATCAGAACCAGGCCTATGCCGATCTCGTCGCCGGCCGCCTCGATGCGACGCTCGTGCTCGCGCCGGCCGGCCAGCGCGGGTTCCTGTCGCGTCCGGACGGCAAGGGCTTCTCGTTCGTCGGTCAGCCGGTGCGCGACGACCGGATCCTCGGCAGCGGCATCGCGTTCGGCTTGCGCAAGGGCGACGACGCGCTGAAGGCGAAGCTCGACGCGGCGATCGACAAGCTGAAGGCGGACGGCACCGTGAAGTCGCTCGGCCGCAAGTACTTCGGCGACATCGACATCTCGGCGAAGTAA
- a CDS encoding FAD-binding oxidoreductase → MSMPDTAAARGTPRAARLSDTALEAALVAELGDECVTRAADIEPRYFTAYNERPGVRPRALVRPRSVDEVSRALALCTRLVQPVVPQGGLTGLARGAVALGGEVVLSMERFAGIDALDAAAGTLTVRAGTPLQVVQEAADAAGFTFGVDLGARGSCQIGGMLATNAGGTRAIRYGTMREQVLGLEAVLADGTVVSSMNRMLKNNAGYDLKQLFIGSEGTLGVVTRAVLRLHPKLAAPATALCRVRDYEAVVALWNRMRTLPELVSFEAMWPAFYDYVARHTPGVAAPFAADGGFAVLIECATSAPGRDARAALETALADAIDAGLADDAALATSERQARDLWTLREGLAIDALPNLVNFDVSLPTGDLGAFAARCDAALRARWPDIVCLFFGHVGDGNVHIGVSLAAMTDADADEIDRRTYAIVREMGGSVSAEHGIGVLKRDYLAHTRSDSEIALMRTLKAALDPGGILNPGKVL, encoded by the coding sequence ATGTCGATGCCGGATACGGCCGCCGCGCGCGGCACGCCGCGCGCGGCGCGGCTGTCGGATACCGCGCTCGAAGCGGCGCTCGTCGCCGAGCTCGGCGACGAATGCGTGACGCGCGCGGCCGACATCGAGCCGCGCTACTTCACCGCGTACAACGAGCGGCCCGGCGTGCGGCCGCGTGCGCTGGTGCGCCCGCGCAGCGTCGACGAGGTGTCGCGCGCGCTGGCGCTCTGTACGCGACTTGTGCAGCCCGTCGTGCCGCAGGGCGGGCTCACCGGCCTCGCGCGTGGCGCGGTCGCGCTCGGCGGCGAAGTCGTGCTGTCGATGGAGCGCTTTGCGGGCATCGACGCGCTCGACGCGGCGGCGGGCACGCTCACCGTGCGCGCCGGCACGCCGCTGCAGGTCGTGCAGGAAGCAGCCGATGCCGCCGGCTTCACGTTCGGCGTCGATCTCGGCGCACGCGGCTCGTGCCAGATCGGCGGGATGCTCGCGACCAATGCGGGCGGCACGCGCGCGATCCGCTACGGGACGATGCGCGAGCAGGTGCTCGGGCTCGAAGCGGTGCTCGCGGACGGCACGGTCGTCTCGTCGATGAACCGGATGCTGAAGAACAATGCGGGCTACGACCTCAAGCAGCTGTTCATCGGCAGCGAGGGCACGCTCGGCGTCGTCACGCGCGCCGTGCTGCGGCTGCATCCGAAGCTCGCCGCGCCGGCCACGGCGCTGTGCCGCGTGCGCGACTACGAGGCCGTCGTCGCGCTGTGGAACCGGATGCGCACGTTGCCGGAACTCGTCAGCTTCGAAGCGATGTGGCCCGCGTTCTACGACTACGTCGCGCGTCATACGCCGGGTGTCGCGGCACCGTTCGCGGCCGACGGCGGCTTTGCGGTGCTGATCGAATGCGCAACGAGCGCGCCGGGGCGCGACGCGCGCGCCGCGCTCGAAACGGCGCTCGCCGATGCGATCGACGCCGGGCTTGCCGACGATGCGGCGCTCGCGACGTCCGAGCGGCAGGCACGCGACTTGTGGACGCTGCGCGAAGGGCTTGCCATCGATGCACTGCCGAATCTGGTGAATTTCGACGTCAGTCTGCCGACCGGAGACCTCGGCGCATTCGCCGCACGTTGCGACGCGGCGCTGCGTGCGCGCTGGCCCGATATCGTGTGTCTGTTCTTCGGCCATGTCGGCGACGGCAACGTGCATATCGGCGTGTCGCTCGCCGCGATGACCGACGCGGACGCCGACGAGATCGATCGCCGTACCTACGCGATCGTGCGCGAGATGGGCGGCTCGGTCTCGGCCGAACACGGGATCGGCGTGCTGAAGCGCGACTATCTCGCGCACACGCGCAGCGATTCGGAAATCGCGCTGATGCGCACGTTGAAGGCCGCGCTCGACCCCGGCGGCATCCTGAATCCCGGCAAGGTGCTGTGA
- a CDS encoding PadR family transcriptional regulator translates to MPAARPSPLALAVLAMLTEAPMHPYGMLQQLKARGYDEVVNVRQRTSLYQTIERLLRDGLIVVHDTERDGAFPERTLYTLTEAGHTAGQAWLYALLAEPVREFPAFGAGLAFLPLLDADDARQQLERRIAALEAERARVEALRHAAQADQVPRLFLLHNEHALVLLDAELDWTRSVVEHLKIGALRWVDA, encoded by the coding sequence ATGCCCGCTGCCCGCCCGTCCCCGCTCGCGCTCGCCGTGCTGGCGATGCTGACCGAAGCACCGATGCATCCGTACGGGATGCTCCAGCAACTGAAGGCGCGTGGCTACGACGAAGTCGTCAACGTGCGACAGCGCACGAGTCTCTATCAGACGATCGAGCGGCTGCTGCGCGACGGGCTCATCGTCGTGCATGACACCGAGCGAGACGGGGCGTTTCCGGAGCGCACGCTGTACACGCTGACCGAAGCCGGGCACACGGCCGGGCAGGCGTGGCTGTACGCGCTGCTCGCGGAGCCGGTGCGCGAATTTCCGGCGTTCGGCGCGGGTCTCGCTTTCCTGCCGCTGCTCGACGCCGACGATGCGCGCCAGCAACTCGAGCGCCGCATTGCCGCGCTCGAAGCCGAGCGCGCGCGCGTCGAAGCGCTGCGCCACGCCGCGCAGGCCGATCAGGTGCCGCGCCTGTTCCTGCTGCACAACGAGCACGCGCTGGTGCTGCTCGATGCCGAGCTCGACTGGACGCGCAGCGTCGTCGAGCATCTGAAGATCGGTGCGCTGCGCTGGGTCGACGCCTGA
- the cadR gene encoding Cd(II)/Pb(II)-responsive transcriptional regulator has protein sequence MKIGELAKAARCTPETIRFYEKEGLMPDAQRTDSNYRNYTDVHLERLRFIRNCRALDMAHDEIRALLRLTDTPGDRCDSINALLDEHIGHVDARLAELTHLRDQLTELRRQCVGEHSVEDCGIVHGLATMETVAPAAKRTHLG, from the coding sequence ATGAAGATCGGCGAACTGGCCAAAGCGGCCCGCTGCACGCCGGAGACGATCCGCTTCTACGAGAAAGAGGGTCTGATGCCAGATGCGCAGCGTACCGACTCGAACTATCGCAACTACACCGATGTACACCTCGAGCGGCTGCGCTTCATCCGCAACTGCCGCGCGCTCGACATGGCGCACGACGAAATCCGCGCGCTCCTGCGCCTCACCGACACGCCGGGCGACCGCTGCGATTCAATCAATGCGCTGCTCGACGAACACATCGGACACGTCGACGCGCGCCTCGCGGAGCTCACGCATCTGCGCGATCAGCTCACCGAACTGCGGCGGCAATGCGTCGGCGAGCATTCGGTGGAAGACTGCGGGATCGTGCATGGGCTCGCGACGATGGAAACCGTCGCGCCGGCGGCGAAGCGCACGCATCTCGGCTGA
- a CDS encoding heavy metal translocating P-type ATPase, with product MSDAQRLREPRDDTEGSGACCTGPARSAPAQRTADAACRAHGDAASCGASSHASSRDHGAAPAVGTDAHRKHEHHAAHGHGDDEAGHEHRHAHPHGHSHEHQHGHDHDHEDSCCAPAVSTLAPLPAAEATAAGNVRSAFRIMQMDCPTEETLIRKKLGGMDEVSALEFNLMQRMLTVEHVPGAQPAIERAIRTLGMTPEAASAGTPASAAPAEAPAKPWWPLALAGAAAIASEAASWAGLPAWLSALLAIAAVLSCGLTTYRKGWIALRNGNLNINALMSIAVTGAMAIGQWPEAAMVMVLFTIAELIEAKSLDRARNAIQGLMRLAPDTATVQDADGTWRTIDAARVVLGAIVRVKPGERIGLDGEVVSGRSTVNQAPITGESLPVEKAAGDAVYAGTINESGSFDYRVTALASNSTLARIIHAVEEAQGAKAPTQRFVDRFARIYTPIVFAVALLVAVAPPLVVGGAWHDWIYRALVLLVIACPCALVISTPVTIVSGLAAAARRGILVKGGVYLEEGRKLAWLALDKTGTITHGKPVQTDVDAHAADIDFTRARHLAASLAARSDHPVSQAIAAAARDANAPAFADVQDFEALLGRGVRGTIDGVRYWLGNHRLVEELERCSPALEAKLDALERQGKSVVMLIDDARVLAIFAVADTIKDTSRAAIADLHALGIRTAMLTGDNPHTARAIAAQAGIDDARGNQLPEDKLAAVDELARGGAGAVGMVGDGINDAPALARADIGFAMGAMGTDTAIETADVALMDDDLRKIPAFVRLSRATHRVLVQNIGFALGVKLVFLGLTVAGLGTMWMAVFADAGASLIVVGNGLRLLSNARAFGGAPAAR from the coding sequence ATGAGCGACGCCCAGCGTCTGCGCGAGCCGCGCGACGACACGGAGGGCAGCGGCGCGTGCTGCACCGGCCCGGCCCGCAGCGCGCCCGCGCAACGCACGGCCGACGCGGCGTGCCGCGCGCACGGCGACGCAGCGTCGTGCGGCGCGTCGTCGCACGCGAGCAGTCGCGATCATGGCGCCGCGCCGGCCGTCGGTACGGACGCGCACCGCAAGCACGAACATCACGCCGCGCACGGGCACGGGGATGACGAGGCGGGGCACGAGCACCGCCACGCTCATCCGCATGGCCACAGCCACGAGCACCAGCACGGCCACGACCACGACCACGAGGACAGCTGCTGCGCGCCGGCCGTTTCGACGCTCGCGCCGCTGCCGGCCGCCGAGGCGACCGCAGCCGGCAACGTGCGCTCCGCGTTCCGCATCATGCAGATGGACTGTCCGACCGAGGAAACGCTGATCCGCAAGAAGCTCGGCGGAATGGACGAGGTGTCCGCGCTCGAATTCAACCTGATGCAGCGGATGCTGACGGTCGAACACGTGCCGGGCGCGCAGCCCGCGATCGAGCGCGCGATCCGCACGCTCGGAATGACGCCCGAGGCCGCATCGGCCGGCACGCCGGCCTCGGCGGCGCCCGCCGAAGCGCCCGCGAAACCGTGGTGGCCGCTCGCGCTGGCCGGCGCGGCCGCGATCGCGTCCGAGGCGGCGAGCTGGGCCGGCCTGCCCGCGTGGCTGTCTGCGCTGCTCGCGATCGCGGCGGTGCTGAGCTGCGGGCTCACGACCTACCGCAAGGGCTGGATCGCGCTGCGCAACGGCAACCTGAACATCAACGCGCTGATGAGCATCGCGGTGACGGGCGCGATGGCGATCGGCCAGTGGCCGGAGGCGGCGATGGTGATGGTGCTGTTCACGATCGCCGAACTGATCGAGGCGAAGTCGCTCGACCGCGCGCGCAACGCGATCCAGGGGCTGATGCGGCTCGCGCCGGATACCGCGACCGTGCAGGACGCGGACGGCACGTGGCGCACGATCGATGCCGCGCGCGTCGTGCTCGGCGCGATCGTGCGCGTGAAGCCCGGCGAGCGGATCGGGCTGGACGGCGAAGTGGTGTCCGGACGCTCGACGGTGAACCAGGCGCCGATCACCGGGGAGAGTCTGCCGGTCGAGAAGGCGGCCGGCGACGCGGTGTACGCCGGCACGATCAACGAGTCGGGCTCGTTCGACTATCGCGTGACCGCGCTGGCGTCGAACTCGACGCTCGCGCGCATTATTCACGCGGTCGAGGAAGCGCAGGGCGCGAAGGCGCCGACGCAGCGCTTCGTCGACCGCTTCGCGCGCATCTATACGCCGATCGTGTTCGCGGTCGCGCTGCTCGTCGCCGTCGCGCCGCCGCTCGTCGTCGGCGGGGCATGGCACGACTGGATCTATCGCGCGCTCGTGCTGCTCGTGATCGCCTGTCCGTGCGCGCTCGTGATCTCGACGCCGGTGACGATCGTGTCGGGGCTCGCGGCCGCCGCGCGGCGCGGGATCCTGGTCAAGGGCGGCGTCTATCTGGAAGAAGGGCGCAAGCTTGCATGGCTCGCGCTCGACAAGACCGGCACGATCACGCATGGCAAGCCGGTGCAGACCGATGTCGACGCGCACGCGGCCGACATCGATTTCACGCGCGCGCGGCACCTCGCCGCGAGCCTCGCCGCGCGATCGGACCATCCGGTGTCGCAGGCAATCGCGGCAGCCGCGCGCGACGCGAACGCGCCGGCGTTCGCCGACGTGCAGGATTTCGAAGCGCTGCTCGGTCGCGGCGTGCGGGGCACGATCGACGGCGTGCGCTACTGGCTCGGCAATCATCGGCTCGTCGAGGAGCTCGAGCGCTGCTCGCCGGCACTCGAGGCGAAGCTCGATGCGCTCGAGCGGCAGGGCAAGAGCGTCGTGATGCTGATCGACGATGCGCGCGTGCTCGCGATCTTCGCTGTAGCCGATACGATCAAGGACACGAGCCGCGCAGCGATTGCCGATCTGCACGCGCTCGGCATCCGCACCGCGATGCTGACGGGCGACAACCCGCATACCGCGCGGGCGATCGCCGCGCAGGCCGGCATCGACGACGCACGCGGCAACCAGTTGCCGGAGGACAAGCTCGCGGCCGTCGACGAGCTCGCGCGCGGCGGCGCGGGGGCGGTCGGGATGGTCGGCGACGGGATCAACGACGCGCCGGCGCTCGCACGCGCCGATATCGGCTTCGCGATGGGCGCGATGGGCACCGACACCGCGATCGAGACGGCCGACGTCGCGCTGATGGACGACGACCTGCGCAAGATTCCCGCGTTCGTCCGGTTGTCGCGCGCGACGCACCGCGTGCTCGTGCAGAACATCGGCTTCGCGCTCGGCGTGAAGCTCGTGTTTCTCGGGCTGACGGTCGCGGGGCTCGGCACGATGTGGATGGCCGTGTTCGCCGATGCGGGCGCGAGCCTGATCGTCGTCGGCAACGGGCTGCGGCTGTTGTCGAACGCACGCGCGTTCGGCGGCGCGCCGGCCGCACGCTGA